Part of the Cyanobacteria bacterium GSL.Bin1 genome is shown below.
TTCTTCATCAGGGACAAATCCGGCTAAGGTTACGGAGTCTTCTAAACCTAATTCTTGGATATAGTTTTCTAGTCGATCGCGATCGTCTCCTTTGCCAACAATTATATAGTGAATATTAGGAATTTTATTTTGAATTTTTGGTAGAGTTTCTAAAACTTTATCGTAACCTTTATAAGTTTCAGTAGCACAAAGCCGATTCACCGTAAGAATAATGGGCTGATCTGGCTTTAAATTGTACTTTTCTAAGAGGCGATTTGGTTTAGGTTTGATTTCAAAACGGTTGGCATCAAAAGTATTCGGAAGAAGCACGACTTGATCGGAGGAAAGATTTTGTTCTCTTAAAAGCCGTTCCCGTGTGTAGTTACTAACTGCTAAAATTTGGTCACAGTTTTCTAATGCTTTTTTTAGGGCGGGGCGTTCAATATCCCATACTTCTACGCCATGAGCGATTATCCAGTAAGGAATGCCAGCAATGTGTTTAAGCCAGTTTGCAACGGGACTAAAGTTAACATGAGTGGTAATAATTAAGTCTGGTTTTTGCAATAAGCCTCTACTGAAAAGTTGCCATGCAAAACCAGCGGTTCGTATCTTTAAATGCAAATGTCCATTAGTATAAAATTGGGTTTTTGGTGAATAGGAATGTTGCGGAAGGGGAGCGCGATCGTGCTTGAGAAAAACTTTATAATCAGCTTTTAGATCAAAAGTTTGAAGAGCTTTCAGTAAAAAAGCAGAATAGGTCTGAATTCCACCCTTAAAACCAAACATATTAGGAATCCAGAGATGTACTCTCATATATCTATTTTGGTAATCCATCTCAGCAACTTAACTCTACCGGATAAACTCAATTGTACAAATCCCGAAATTAATAATCGGCTCAAATTCCTTTCGATCAGAAGTCAACAAAACTCCATTTTCCCAATTTGCCAACGTCAAGGCAAAGCAATCTGCCAGAGAAATGCGGGTAATAATTGCTTTGTACTTGCCTACCTGCTGCCAAAACTCCATTGTTAAATCCGAGCGAACGGAAATATTAGCTTGTTGTAAACGTTGAATAATTCCTTGAGCAAAAGGTTCCCCCTCTGTTCTGAAAAATCCATAATAAACCTCACAGAGATTGACACTGTGAATCATGCACTCGTGATCATCGTTTAACAAATAAGCTTCAACAACATCTGCACCAAGTTCATCCTTGACTAGGGCAATCACAGCACAGGCATCCAAGATGACCTTCATAAGTTGCGATCTTCCCAGTCAATCTCCGCCTGCTTGCCATTAGCAAACGCATCACTGCTCAAACTTGCCTGAGCTGCTATCCCCCTCAAACTATCCCTAAAGATCTGTCGTTGTGATTCTTTTGCAGCAAAGCGACGATTCGCATCGTGTTCTTTCTGCTGAGAATTGTGCCAAACCGAATGAGTAAAGGTGCGACGTTTAAGCTGCTCTGTAGCGTAGCTAATGACCTCTAATTGCTCTTCAGTGCTCAATTGCTCAATTTCATTCAGCACTGTTTTTAATTTTGGTTTCATCCCTCAACCTCTGCTTACTTTATTCTTGGATATAG
Proteins encoded:
- a CDS encoding glycosyltransferase, whose protein sequence is MDYQNRYMRVHLWIPNMFGFKGGIQTYSAFLLKALQTFDLKADYKVFLKHDRAPLPQHSYSPKTQFYTNGHLHLKIRTAGFAWQLFSRGLLQKPDLIITTHVNFSPVANWLKHIAGIPYWIIAHGVEVWDIERPALKKALENCDQILAVSNYTRERLLREQNLSSDQVVLLPNTFDANRFEIKPKPNRLLEKYNLKPDQPIILTVNRLCATETYKGYDKVLETLPKIQNKIPNIHYIIVGKGDDRDRLENYIQELGLEDSVTLAGFVPDEELCDYYNLCDVFAMPSKLEGFGIVYLEALACGKPCLGGNQDGAIDALCNGEFGALVDPDNVEEIAQTLIKILQGNYPNPLIYQPQALREKVIETYGVDTFQSTLAKLIETFCKEKVE
- a CDS encoding PIN domain-containing protein, whose product is MKVILDACAVIALVKDELGADVVEAYLLNDDHECMIHSVNLCEVYYGFFRTEGEPFAQGIIQRLQQANISVRSDLTMEFWQQVGKYKAIITRISLADCFALTLANWENGVLLTSDRKEFEPIINFGICTIEFIR